Proteins co-encoded in one Arachis hypogaea cultivar Tifrunner chromosome 11, arahy.Tifrunner.gnm2.J5K5, whole genome shotgun sequence genomic window:
- the LOC112722184 gene encoding ribulose bisphosphate carboxylase/oxygenase activase 2, chloroplastic-like, giving the protein MAASVSTIEAVKGTPVSLNGSGAVASSVPNSSAFFGSNLKKVTSRIHSSSKVSSGSFKIVAIDEDKQTDTDRWKGLVYDISDDQQDITRRKGIL; this is encoded by the exons ATGGCTGCTTCAGTTTCAACCATAGAAGCTGTCAAAGGAACTCCA GTGAGTTTGAATGGTTCTGGAGCTGTGGCTTCATCAGTTCCCAATTCATCAGCTTTCTTCGGAAGCAACTTGAAGAAGGTTACCTCAAGAATCCACAGCAGTAGCAAGGTTTCCTCCGGAAGCTTCAAGATTGTGGCGATCGATGAGGACAAGCAAACAGATACGGACAGATGGAAAGGGTTGGTCTATGATATCTCAGATGACCAGCAAGACATCACAAGAAGGAAGGGTATTTTGTAG